The Astatotilapia calliptera chromosome 17, fAstCal1.2, whole genome shotgun sequence genome has a segment encoding these proteins:
- the LOC113009273 gene encoding uncharacterized protein LOC113009273, whose amino-acid sequence MRKNGAENITEESTQMTKTEEQRGERNTSERNPTRELVEKVKTVKERRGDGLTSQIETEMEENTERETTTAGSIEGLFVKKSDEGYTPETFLTSSLLQEGTKREIYSVPDTAEYVDTDKEVASKMRENGPSLDPASKTETHNESRRLIRTGGKWKIDHDHDAVIPEEANHNRIDVKVKRSDQIERLKQKMVEEEQEGELVAGISHQEKRRAAQTIKEIGDKEKGAKKSEDIAHAVYKELIEKEDQVLINNIASPLSIFPAQVENATIQIIIRSQNKPPASHISPSLPVTPTQIPPDSSHPPTLYTTDSFQSPSVNIHIPNSVSHITDLTESLGGHLKQKEMEVKAGSVIEDVMAKNVLLKPAWKEVQTHRAEDKGEINRVVQPYEGEFILLVQTATTQPNEAKFFTREPNSTSKINAVLSAEVPRLAHKSNTSQSMGKYRNVELMENYTKLTGKQNKASSPQLQLNKSSAKPQLGTAKTPSPRPVKNNKQSKNKTIKKSKEKRRKKNNKTQKPPKKKKEILPPTQFPYFMDNYCPIECACYGRVVQCSDKGVDTVPYGIPYNSRYILLMNNYINSIQLDLLNQYDSMEFLVLSNNRLTDGSIEGAFEGVPALKRLYLDRNLLQRVPADLPASLEELRLDNNRLTVISKAAWAWCPGLLVLSLSNNSLGNNSVPNGVLSPLGNLRTLNLDHNMLISVPLGLPLSIKELYLKGNVLESFGRGAFNGKSGLVVLDLSANRLINKGLDRDSFLNTTFLESINLEGNRLKQVPQHLPLSVKTLNLEGNFISSIKKSAFRSLKKLEHLGLAWNKIFKVTTGAFRMLPVLHQLDLSHNTLKQVPRQLPKGLHSVALKHNKIRSVPRDAFCWGNKTLSGLVKVQLEHNFIDMANLDAHAFRCLRGFQVVHFY is encoded by the exons ATGAGAAAAAATGGCGCCGAAAATATTACTGAGGAATCCACtcaaatgacaaaaactgaGGAACAGAGGGGTGAAAGGAATACCTCAGAGAGGAACCCTACTAGAGAGCTTGTCGAGAAAGTAAAGACTGtgaaggaaagaaggggagatgGACTGACTTCACAGATAGAAACAGAaatggaggaaaacacagagcGTGAAACGACCACAGCTGGCAGTATAGAAGGACTCTTTGTAAAGAAAAGTGATGAAGGGTACACCCCTGAGACATTTCTCACAAGTAGTCTTTTACAAGaaggaacaaaaagagagatcTACTCTGTACCAGACACAGCTGAATATGTAGATACAGATAAAGAGGTTGCAtcgaaaatgagagaaaatggaCCGAGTTTGGACCCTGCCTCaaagacagagacacacaatgAGAGCAGGAGACTGATACGTACTGggggaaaatggaaaatagatCATGATCATGATGCAGTGATACCAGAGGAAGCGAATCACAACAGGATAGATGTGAAAGTGAAGAGAAGTGATCAAATAGAGAGGCTAAAACAAAAAATGGTTGAAGAGGAGCAAGAAGGAGAGCTAGTTGCAGGGATCAGTCATCAGGAGAAGAGAAGAGCGGCACAAACTATAAAAGAAATAGGAGACAAGGAGAAGGGCGCAAAAAAGAGTGAGGACATAGCCCATGCAGTCTATAAGGAATTAATAGAAAAAGAAGATCAGGTATTAATTAACAACATTGCATCTCCTTTAAGTATATTTCCTGCTCAGGTAGAAAATGCCACAATTCAAATTATCATCCGTTCTCAAAATAAGCCTCCCGCTTCTCACATCTCCCCTTCACTTCCTGTCACACCCACACAAATTCCTCCAGACTCCTCTCACCCTCCCACCCTTTACACCACGGATAGTTTTCAGTCTCCTTCTGTCAATATTCACATTCCTAACTCAGTCAGTCACATCACAGACTTAACAGAGAGTCTGGGGGGCCATCTCAagcagaaagaaatggaagTGAAGGCTGGCTCAGTTATAGAAGATGTAATggctaaaaatgttttgttgaaacCAGCATGGAAAGaggtacaaacacacagagcagaggaCAAGGGGGAAATAAACAGAGTTGTGCAACCATATGAGGGGGAATTTATCTTGTTGGtccaaacagcaacaacacaacCCAATGAAGCAAAGTTTTTCACCAGAGAGCCAAACTCAAcatcaaaaataaatgcagttttatCTGCTGAAGTGCCTCGGCTTGCACACAAATCAAACACGTCGCAGTCGATGGGAAAATACCGAAATGTTGAACTGATGGAGAATTACACCAAACTTACAGGGAAGCAAAATAAAGCATCTTCTCCGCAACTACAGCTGAACAAATCTTCAGCCAAACCACAGCTCGGAACTGCCAAAACACCTTCACCGAGGCCagtgaaaaacaacaagcaaagcaaaaataagACCATCAAGAAGTCCaaggaaaagagaaggaagaagaaCAATAAAACCCAAAAgccaccaaagaagaagaaagaaatcttACCACCAACGCAGTTTCCTTACTTTATGGACAACTATTGTCCAATCGAGTGTGCCTGCTATGGAAG AGTGGTCCAGTGCTCAGACAAAGGTGTGGATACGGTTCCTTATGGTATCCCCTATAATTCCCGCTACATCCTCCTTATGAATAACTACATCAACAGCATCCAGCTGGACCTGCTAAATCAATATGACTCTATGGAGTTCCTTGTACTAAGCAACAATCGTCTCACAGATGGTTCAATTGAGGGAGCTTTTGAAGGGGTCCCAGCTCTGAAACGCCTCTACTTGGATAGGAATCTCTTACAAAGGGTGCCAGCAGACCTTCCAGCTTCTCTGGAGGAGCTTCGTCTGGACAACAACCGCCTGACCGTGATCTCGAAGGCAGCCTGGGCATGGTGCCCTGGCCTCTTGGTTCTGAGCCTCAGCAACAACAGCCTTGGGAATAATTCAGTTCCTAATGGCGTGCTCTCCCCTCTAGGGAACCTGCGCACTCTAAACCTGGATCACAACATGTTGATCTCAGTACCTCTGGGGTTACCATTGTCAATCAAAGAACTCTATCTTAAGGGTAACGTCCTTGAGAGTTTTGGCCGAGGAGCTTTCAACGGGAAATCAGGGTTGGTGGTGTTGGACCTGAGTGCAAACAGACTGATAAACAAAGGGCTAGATAGGGATTCCTTCCTCAATACAACGTTCTTGGAAAGCATCAACTTAGAGGGGAACAGACTAAAACAGGTGCCACAACACCTTCCTCTATCTGTTAAAACTCTAAATTTGGAAGGAAACTTCATATCTTCCATAAAGAAATCAGCTTTCAGAAGTTTGAAAAAGCTAGAGCACCTAGGCTTAGCATGGAATAAAATCTTTAAAGTGACAACAGGTGCATTCAGGATGCTGCCCGTACTGCACCAGTTAGACCTGAGTCACAACACACTGAAGCAGGTCCCCAGACAGTTACCTAAAGGTTTGCACTCAGTAGCACTCAAGCACAACAAGATTCGGTCAGTGCCTCGTGATGCTTTCTGCTGGGGCAATAAAACTCTCAGCGGACTTGTGAAAGTGCAGTTGGAGCACAATTTCATTGATATGGCAAATCTGGATGCACATGCCTTCAGATGCTTACGGGGCTTCCAGGTGGTGCACTTCTATTGA